Proteins encoded together in one Microcebus murinus isolate Inina chromosome 18, M.murinus_Inina_mat1.0, whole genome shotgun sequence window:
- the NDEL1 gene encoding nuclear distribution protein nudE-like 1 isoform X1 — protein sequence MDGEDIPDFSSLKEETAYWKELSLKYKQSFQEARDELVEFQEGSRELEAELEAQLVQAEQRNRDLQADNQRLKYEVEALKEKLEHQYAQSYKQVSVLEDDLSQTRAIKEQLHKYVRELEQANDDLERAKRATIVSLEDFEQRLNQAIERNAFLESELDEKESLLVSVQRLKDEARDLRQELAVRERQQEVTRKSAPSSPTLDCEKMDSAVQASLSLPATPVGKGTENSFPSPKAIPNGFGTSPLTPSARISALNIVGDLLRKVGALESKLAACRNFAKDQASRKSYISGNVNCGVLNGNGTKFSRSGHTSFFDKGAVNGFDPAPPPPGLGSSRPSSAPGMLPLSV from the exons ATGGATGGTGAAGATATACCAGATTTTTCAAGTTTAAAGGAGGAAACTGCTTATTGGAAGGAACTCTCCTTAAAGTATAAACAAAG CTTCCAGGAAGCTCGGGATGAGCTAGTTGAATTccaggaaggaagcagagaattAGAAGCAGAGTTGGAGGCACAGTTAGTACAGGCTGAACAAAGAAATAGAGACTTGCAAGCTGATAACCAAAGACTGAAATATGAAGTGGAGGCATTAAAG GAGAAACTAGAACATCAATATGCACAGAGCTACAAGCAGGTCTCAGTATTAGAAGATGATTTAAGTCAGACTCGGGCCATTAAGGAGCAGTTGCATAAGTATGTGAGAGAGCTGGAGCAGGCCAATGATGACCTGGAGCGAGCAAAAAG ggcaacAATAGTTTCACTGGAAGACTTTGAACAAAGGCTAAATCAGGCCATTGAACGAAATGCATTTTTAGAAAGTGAACTTGATGAAAAGGAATCTTTGTTGGTCTCTGTACAGAGGTTAAAGGATGAAGCAAGAG ATTTAAGGCAAGAACTAGCAGTTCGGGAAAGACAACAGGAAGTAACCAGAAAGTCGGCTCCTAGTTCTCCAACACTAGACTGTGAAAAGATGGATTCTGCTGTCCAAGCATCACTCTCTTTGCCAGCTACTCCTGTTGGCAAAGGAACAGAAAACAGTTTTCCTTCCCCGAAAG ctaTACCAAATGGTTTTGGTACCAGTCCACTAACTCCTTCTGCTAGAATATCAGCACTAAACATCGTTGGGGATCTCTTACGGAAAGTAGGG GCTTTAGAATCCAAATTAGCAGCTTGCAGGAATTTTGCAAAGGACCAAGCATCACGAAAATCCTATATTTCAGGGAATGTTAACTGTGGGGTTCTGAATGGCAACGGCACAAAGTTCTCTCGATCAGGGCACACGTCTTTCTTCGACAAAGG GGCAGTAAACGGCTTTgacccagctcctcctcctcctggtctgGGCTCCTCGCGCCCGTCGTCAGCACCGGGGATGCTGCCTCTCAGTGTGTGA
- the NDEL1 gene encoding nuclear distribution protein nudE-like 1 isoform X2: protein MDGEDIPDFSSLKEETAYWKELSLKYKQSFQEARDELVEFQEGSRELEAELEAQLVQAEQRNRDLQADNQRLKYEVEALKEKLEHQYAQSYKQVSVLEDDLSQTRAIKEQLHKYVRELEQANDDLERAKRATIVSLEDFEQRLNQAIERNAFLESELDEKESLLVSVQRLKDEARDLRQELAVRERQQEVTRKSAPSSPTLDCEKMDSAVQASLSLPATPVGKGTENSFPSPKAIPNGFGTSPLTPSARISALNIVGDLLRKVGALESKLAACRNFAKDQASRKSYISGNVNCGVLNGNGTKFSRSGHTSFFDKGQEKVIFPTLFMGQ from the exons ATGGATGGTGAAGATATACCAGATTTTTCAAGTTTAAAGGAGGAAACTGCTTATTGGAAGGAACTCTCCTTAAAGTATAAACAAAG CTTCCAGGAAGCTCGGGATGAGCTAGTTGAATTccaggaaggaagcagagaattAGAAGCAGAGTTGGAGGCACAGTTAGTACAGGCTGAACAAAGAAATAGAGACTTGCAAGCTGATAACCAAAGACTGAAATATGAAGTGGAGGCATTAAAG GAGAAACTAGAACATCAATATGCACAGAGCTACAAGCAGGTCTCAGTATTAGAAGATGATTTAAGTCAGACTCGGGCCATTAAGGAGCAGTTGCATAAGTATGTGAGAGAGCTGGAGCAGGCCAATGATGACCTGGAGCGAGCAAAAAG ggcaacAATAGTTTCACTGGAAGACTTTGAACAAAGGCTAAATCAGGCCATTGAACGAAATGCATTTTTAGAAAGTGAACTTGATGAAAAGGAATCTTTGTTGGTCTCTGTACAGAGGTTAAAGGATGAAGCAAGAG ATTTAAGGCAAGAACTAGCAGTTCGGGAAAGACAACAGGAAGTAACCAGAAAGTCGGCTCCTAGTTCTCCAACACTAGACTGTGAAAAGATGGATTCTGCTGTCCAAGCATCACTCTCTTTGCCAGCTACTCCTGTTGGCAAAGGAACAGAAAACAGTTTTCCTTCCCCGAAAG ctaTACCAAATGGTTTTGGTACCAGTCCACTAACTCCTTCTGCTAGAATATCAGCACTAAACATCGTTGGGGATCTCTTACGGAAAGTAGGG GCTTTAGAATCCAAATTAGCAGCTTGCAGGAATTTTGCAAAGGACCAAGCATCACGAAAATCCTATATTTCAGGGAATGTTAACTGTGGGGTTCTGAATGGCAACGGCACAAAGTTCTCTCGATCAGGGCACACGTCTTTCTTCGACAAAGG gCAAGAAAAAGTCATATTTCCCACGTTGTTCATGG GGCAGTAA